The Burkholderia ubonensis genome has a window encoding:
- a CDS encoding energy transducer TonB family protein → MEMTYNGGPPHKGPGRYVKPVAIALALAALAALIWHFAGDTAGVKRASAPQVTTVIPLPPPPPPPPKKPPPEKVKDEVKTPVERPTIAPKPSEAPKPSDDQPKQMTMNAPAQAGTDSFNIGAGDGSGMVGSGGGGKFGNASYAQYMVYVLQRAIEQDKGVQEAGGARFAGSLNLWMDASGRITKVTIAQSTGDAKIDAAVLAAVESLGRVDEAPPPATAYPVLVRLQGRKPA, encoded by the coding sequence ATGGAAATGACCTACAACGGCGGCCCGCCGCACAAGGGCCCCGGCCGCTACGTGAAGCCGGTCGCGATCGCGCTCGCGCTGGCCGCGCTCGCCGCGCTGATCTGGCATTTCGCGGGCGATACGGCCGGCGTGAAGCGCGCGAGCGCGCCGCAGGTGACGACGGTGATCCCGCTGCCGCCGCCGCCACCGCCGCCGCCGAAGAAGCCGCCGCCCGAGAAGGTGAAGGACGAGGTCAAGACGCCGGTCGAGCGGCCGACGATCGCGCCGAAGCCGTCCGAAGCGCCGAAGCCGTCGGACGACCAGCCGAAGCAGATGACGATGAACGCGCCCGCGCAGGCCGGCACCGACAGCTTCAACATCGGCGCGGGCGACGGTTCGGGGATGGTCGGCAGCGGCGGCGGCGGCAAGTTCGGCAATGCGAGCTACGCGCAGTACATGGTGTACGTGCTGCAGCGCGCGATCGAGCAGGACAAGGGCGTGCAGGAAGCCGGCGGCGCGCGCTTCGCGGGTAGCCTGAACCTGTGGATGGACGCGTCCGGGCGCATCACGAAGGTGACGATCGCGCAGTCGACCGGCGACGCGAAGATCGACGCGGCGGTGCTCGCGGCGGTCGAGTCGCTCGGCCGGGTCGACGAAGCGCCGCCGCCCGCGACCGCGTATCCGGTGCTGGTGCGGCTGCAGGGGCGCAAGCCCGCATGA
- a CDS encoding FecR/PupR family sigma factor regulator, whose amino-acid sequence MIDESQRDADSGAAHARADAIREGAVRWLLWLRTGETTEHELDAFRRWRAQSDEHARTVRELIWMWAVLAAIGGPERGGSTRTH is encoded by the coding sequence ATGATCGACGAATCGCAACGGGATGCGGATTCCGGCGCCGCGCACGCGCGCGCCGACGCGATCCGCGAAGGCGCGGTGCGCTGGCTGCTGTGGCTGCGCACCGGCGAGACCACGGAACACGAACTCGACGCGTTCCGGCGCTGGCGCGCGCAGAGCGACGAGCATGCGCGCACCGTGCGCGAGCTGATCTGGATGTGGGCCGTGCTCGCGGCGATCGGCGGCCCGGAGCGGGGCGGCTCGACGCGTACGCATTGA
- a CDS encoding type II toxin-antitoxin system Phd/YefM family antitoxin, which produces MTRAVVERFVEQSPMAIMTRLMLQCALHDDWPDTRDDAGGEPDDEPIREALFARAVDAIAAIAARARTRSDAGGSASTGGAAVAALHDAMSRLRAGWGRALVKDSAELLQPIAAVRADERGFEGMRLRVLEDADDGWMAAPDAGDGGRPRDAAARERAPDTGARVLPVYDPDLGLIVDLLPVERGRQNARAFVAALLETVRPGELWIVDGGFDADAILSGWPRRGGALILREHGRASGCRPLGAWREAGACGDGLVYEQPVAMAGDDDAAGALRRIEWRRARADGELAGTTTLLTDLSPARFDAVQIVQLSRRRWRDALPLPLEPVREGAPFGDAPARASLLACGIAALAYNAFSMMTQVIGAALDLDARNAERLPAHIADGVTAVYAGMMVALPPDWWRRYDQLPATTLGQIVRLLAVHVDPRSERRKRRDRLSAKSQALLRAATLERLLHDDGDDTAANVFSLRTIAMGTRDFSSNPSKALRHAGDALVMVTKYNRPIALLVSIDDWNRLLGEVRETSLTRLTFECAMAPQAARTVGLTESSPV; this is translated from the coding sequence ATGACGCGCGCGGTGGTCGAACGCTTCGTCGAACAGAGCCCGATGGCGATCATGACGCGGCTCATGCTGCAATGCGCGCTGCACGACGACTGGCCCGATACGCGCGACGATGCAGGCGGCGAGCCCGACGACGAGCCGATCCGCGAGGCGCTGTTCGCGCGCGCGGTCGATGCGATCGCGGCGATCGCCGCACGGGCGCGCACGCGATCCGATGCGGGCGGCAGCGCATCGACCGGCGGCGCCGCGGTCGCCGCGCTGCACGACGCGATGAGCCGGCTGCGCGCCGGCTGGGGGCGTGCGCTCGTGAAGGACAGCGCGGAGCTGCTGCAGCCGATCGCGGCGGTGCGCGCGGACGAGCGCGGATTCGAGGGGATGCGGCTGCGCGTGCTCGAGGACGCGGACGACGGATGGATGGCCGCGCCGGATGCCGGCGATGGCGGTCGGCCGCGCGACGCTGCTGCGCGCGAACGCGCGCCCGACACCGGCGCGCGCGTGCTGCCCGTCTACGATCCCGATCTCGGGTTGATCGTCGATCTGCTGCCGGTCGAACGCGGCCGGCAGAACGCGCGCGCGTTCGTCGCCGCGCTGCTCGAGACGGTGCGGCCCGGCGAGCTGTGGATCGTCGACGGAGGCTTCGATGCGGATGCGATCCTGTCGGGCTGGCCGCGCCGCGGCGGCGCGTTGATCTTGCGCGAACATGGGCGCGCAAGCGGATGCCGGCCGCTCGGTGCGTGGCGCGAGGCCGGCGCATGCGGCGACGGCCTTGTGTACGAGCAGCCGGTCGCGATGGCGGGCGACGACGATGCGGCCGGTGCGTTGCGCCGCATCGAATGGCGTCGCGCGCGGGCGGACGGCGAGCTTGCGGGGACGACCACGCTGTTGACGGACTTGTCGCCCGCCCGGTTCGATGCGGTGCAGATCGTGCAGCTGTCGCGCCGACGCTGGCGCGACGCGCTGCCGTTGCCGCTCGAGCCGGTACGGGAAGGTGCGCCGTTCGGCGACGCGCCGGCGCGCGCGTCGCTGCTCGCGTGCGGTATCGCGGCGCTCGCGTACAACGCGTTCAGCATGATGACCCAGGTGATCGGCGCGGCGCTCGACCTCGACGCGCGCAACGCCGAGCGTCTTCCTGCGCATATCGCCGACGGCGTCACCGCGGTCTACGCGGGGATGATGGTCGCGCTGCCGCCCGACTGGTGGCGCCGCTACGACCAGCTGCCCGCGACCACGCTCGGCCAGATCGTGCGGCTGCTCGCCGTGCATGTCGATCCGCGCAGCGAGCGGCGCAAACGGCGCGACCGGCTGTCCGCGAAATCGCAGGCGCTGCTGCGCGCGGCGACGCTCGAACGGCTGCTGCACGACGACGGCGACGATACGGCCGCGAACGTGTTCAGCCTGCGCACGATCGCGATGGGGACGCGCGACTTCAGCAGCAATCCGTCGAAGGCGCTGCGGCATGCGGGCGATGCGCTCGTGATGGTCACGAAATACAACCGGCCGATCGCGCTGCTCGTGTCGATCGACGACTGGAACCGCCTGCTCGGCGAAGTGCGGGAGACGAGCCTCACGCGCTTGACGTTCGAGTGTGCGATGGCCCCGCAAGCGGCGCGCACGGTCGGGTTGACCGAGTCGTCGCCCGTCTAG
- the gspK gene encoding type II secretion system minor pseudopilin GspK, whose protein sequence is MHRYGRSCATRAPRARGIAIVTVLLVVALAATLAASVLWRQQVATRDVENQRLATQTMWVERAAVEWARALLRAQNATSNVTFVGQPWSTPFADVRLSDLLPPDAIAVNAELARASIAGNVEDAQARFNLLNLVSRVAPGKPWQANAEGVLAYRRLLGALGLDAALAQATADYMLRSLRDTNGPDGWPLQLVSVDDLARIPGYDARAIDALAPFVTVLPDLTMVNANTAAEPVLVAAIPTLSASQAKRLVDRRATAYFVSTGDIAEYLLPAPGGNATLPDGAAVGVTSGYFIVHCRVHSARINARVDTLIARYGSGNFTWTSVIWVRRLTS, encoded by the coding sequence ATGCATCGATACGGAAGATCCTGTGCAACACGCGCGCCGCGCGCGCGCGGCATCGCGATCGTGACGGTGCTGCTGGTCGTCGCGCTGGCGGCGACACTCGCGGCCAGCGTGCTGTGGCGCCAGCAGGTGGCGACGCGCGACGTCGAGAACCAGCGGCTCGCGACGCAAACGATGTGGGTCGAGCGCGCCGCGGTCGAATGGGCGCGTGCGCTGCTGCGCGCGCAGAACGCGACGTCGAACGTCACCTTCGTCGGCCAGCCGTGGTCGACGCCGTTCGCCGACGTGCGGCTGTCCGACCTGCTGCCGCCGGATGCGATCGCGGTCAATGCAGAGCTTGCGCGCGCGTCGATCGCCGGCAACGTCGAGGACGCGCAGGCGCGCTTCAACCTGCTGAACCTCGTGTCGCGCGTCGCGCCGGGCAAGCCGTGGCAGGCCAACGCGGAAGGCGTGCTCGCGTATCGGCGCCTGCTCGGCGCACTCGGGCTCGACGCCGCGCTCGCGCAAGCGACGGCCGACTACATGCTGCGCTCGCTGCGCGACACGAACGGCCCCGACGGCTGGCCGCTGCAACTCGTGAGCGTCGACGATCTCGCCCGCATTCCCGGCTACGACGCACGTGCGATCGATGCGCTCGCACCGTTCGTGACGGTGCTGCCCGACCTGACGATGGTGAATGCGAACACGGCGGCCGAGCCGGTGCTCGTCGCGGCGATTCCGACCCTGTCGGCAAGCCAGGCAAAGCGGCTCGTCGACCGGCGCGCCACCGCGTACTTCGTCAGCACCGGCGACATCGCCGAATATCTGCTGCCCGCGCCGGGCGGCAACGCGACGCTGCCCGACGGCGCGGCCGTGGGCGTCACCAGCGGCTACTTCATCGTGCATTGCCGCGTGCATTCGGCGCGGATCAACGCACGCGTCGACACGCTGATCGCGCGCTACGGCAGCGGCAACTTCACGTGGACATCGGTGATCTGGGTGCGGCGGCTCACGAGTTGA
- a CDS encoding putative porin, giving the protein MSHKMNGPGAAPRSGALPARLSRVGAAVLTLGLACASTAHAQSLATQAAAGKAAPTESVVINLINLLVKRGVLTQQNANELISEARSEAVQARAARGAGVPVAAAAGVVNPPTQPGDVAVPYVPQLVRDQIRDQVKQEVIAQAKAENWAQPNTFPDWVSRIKLDGDMRVRDEYHFYGSRNANNVTNFAAINQGGGFDINSNTNTTQLPTQNTTQNRNNLLRYRARLGVTATLSDEMIAGLQLASGNDNGPVSTTGTAGGGWGKKSIWLNKAFFAYRPAPWLNLTAGRFDNPFFKSDLVFSDDLMMDGFAANLQHALPWNPDVTLFGTLGVFPIQYTGENFPSNSTDKAGSDTKWMFGAQFGADWKIDARNRLRGAVAYYDFQNMRGTLSSPCALYLGATSCSTDNEAPVFMQGGNTLMALRNIVQNPNLAPGMTPQPQLFGLAYNYRLLDLKAQWDTVVADRIKLRLDGEYVRNLAYNDNKAFAAASLPVNNYESTSVNATRADYRSGPNGFLAKATIGEPELREKGQWNFSIAYKYLQPDAVLDAFNDSDFHLGGTNARGYVIGAAYAVARDTWVSARYLSSKEVYGPPVSIDVLQLELNARF; this is encoded by the coding sequence ATGAGTCACAAGATGAATGGACCGGGCGCGGCGCCCCGCAGCGGGGCGCTGCCCGCGCGCCTGTCGCGCGTCGGCGCGGCGGTGCTCACGCTCGGGCTGGCCTGCGCGTCGACCGCGCACGCGCAATCGCTGGCCACGCAAGCCGCGGCGGGCAAGGCCGCGCCGACCGAGAGCGTGGTGATCAACCTGATCAACCTGCTCGTCAAGCGCGGCGTGCTCACGCAGCAGAACGCGAACGAGCTGATCAGCGAGGCGCGCAGCGAGGCCGTGCAGGCGCGCGCCGCGCGCGGCGCCGGCGTGCCGGTCGCGGCCGCTGCGGGTGTCGTGAACCCGCCGACGCAGCCGGGCGACGTCGCGGTGCCGTACGTGCCGCAGCTCGTGCGCGACCAGATCCGCGACCAGGTGAAGCAGGAGGTGATCGCGCAGGCGAAGGCCGAGAACTGGGCGCAGCCGAACACGTTCCCCGACTGGGTGTCGCGCATCAAGCTCGACGGCGACATGCGCGTGCGCGACGAATACCACTTCTACGGCAGCCGCAACGCGAACAACGTGACGAACTTCGCGGCGATCAACCAGGGCGGCGGCTTCGACATCAACTCGAACACCAACACCACGCAGCTGCCGACGCAGAACACCACGCAAAACCGCAACAACCTGCTGCGCTACCGTGCGCGGCTCGGCGTGACCGCGACGCTGTCCGACGAGATGATCGCCGGCCTGCAGCTCGCGAGCGGCAACGACAACGGCCCGGTGTCCACGACGGGGACGGCCGGCGGCGGCTGGGGCAAGAAGAGCATCTGGCTGAACAAGGCGTTCTTCGCGTACCGGCCTGCGCCGTGGCTGAACCTGACGGCCGGCCGTTTCGACAACCCGTTCTTCAAGTCGGACCTGGTGTTCTCCGACGACCTGATGATGGACGGCTTCGCCGCGAACCTGCAGCATGCGCTGCCGTGGAATCCGGACGTCACGCTGTTCGGCACGCTCGGCGTGTTCCCGATCCAGTACACGGGCGAGAACTTCCCGTCCAACAGCACCGACAAGGCCGGCAGCGATACCAAGTGGATGTTCGGCGCGCAGTTCGGCGCGGACTGGAAGATCGACGCGCGGAACCGGCTGAGGGGCGCGGTTGCGTACTACGACTTCCAGAACATGCGCGGCACGCTGTCGTCGCCGTGCGCGCTGTATCTCGGCGCGACCAGCTGCAGCACCGACAACGAGGCGCCCGTGTTCATGCAGGGCGGCAACACGCTGATGGCGCTGCGCAACATCGTGCAGAACCCGAACCTCGCACCGGGGATGACGCCGCAGCCGCAGCTGTTCGGTCTCGCGTACAACTACCGGCTGCTCGACCTGAAGGCGCAGTGGGATACGGTCGTCGCCGATCGCATCAAGCTGCGCCTGGACGGCGAATACGTGCGCAACCTCGCGTACAACGACAACAAGGCGTTCGCGGCGGCGTCGCTGCCGGTCAACAACTACGAGTCGACGTCGGTGAACGCGACGCGCGCCGACTATCGCAGCGGCCCGAACGGCTTCCTCGCGAAGGCGACGATCGGCGAGCCGGAGCTGCGCGAGAAGGGCCAGTGGAATTTCTCGATCGCATACAAGTACCTGCAGCCGGACGCGGTGCTCGACGCATTCAACGATTCCGACTTCCATCTCGGCGGCACCAACGCGCGCGGCTACGTGATCGGCGCGGCCTATGCGGTCGCGCGCGATACGTGGGTGTCGGCCCGCTACCTGAGCTCGAAGGAAGTGTACGGGCCGCCGGTGTCGATCGACGTGCTGCAGCTCGAGCTCAACGCTCGTTTCTGA
- a CDS encoding DUF2341 domain-containing protein: MKRVLFFLLAAMLGVLPGIANAWWQNDWSYRKAITIDASPKGANLAESAGRVPLLIRLHSGNFQFDGLADNGADIRFVAADDKTPLNYHVEQYDPVLGVALIWVDVPKMPAGAAESIWMYYGNKKAPDGGKPADTFDADYTLVYHFNGAPGTPPKDATAYANNAQNATSRAIEDGIVGKGARFDGNASLTLPASPSLNVPAGGSFTFSAWVKPAALAPNTLLYGRRDGANALLIGLDNGVPFAQVDGAAGSAAPVRTPTAAPLAANQWAYLAVTADGKNLTVYVNGKQAAQVAAVLPALNGAATVGADAAGAPAGFAAYNGALDELRLSKIARTPAALALDALAQGSESKLVAYGADEKQSGFGFGYFGVIVQSVTVDAWVVITILLGMALVSWVVMWTKARYVGTVDKANQYFVQRFREVAGRHLVGLAHVDEASADGRRLYQSSLYRLYKAGVHEIHSRVDGNGRTVITSESIEAIRASMDATLVRENQRLSKSMVLLTIAISGGPFLGLLGTVVGVMITFAAIAAAGDVNVNAIAPGIAAALLATVTGLFVAIPALFGYNYLLIRNKNVTANMQVFVDEFVTRLAEAHRTPDHAVLAD, encoded by the coding sequence GTGAAGCGAGTCTTGTTTTTCCTGTTGGCGGCGATGCTCGGCGTGCTGCCCGGCATTGCCAACGCATGGTGGCAGAACGACTGGTCGTACCGGAAGGCGATCACCATCGACGCGAGCCCGAAAGGCGCGAACCTCGCCGAGTCGGCCGGCCGCGTGCCGCTGCTGATTCGCCTGCATTCGGGCAACTTCCAGTTCGACGGGCTGGCCGACAACGGCGCGGACATCCGCTTCGTCGCGGCCGACGACAAGACCCCGCTGAACTACCACGTCGAACAGTACGACCCGGTGCTCGGCGTCGCGCTGATCTGGGTCGACGTGCCGAAGATGCCGGCGGGCGCGGCGGAATCGATCTGGATGTACTACGGCAACAAGAAGGCGCCGGACGGCGGCAAGCCGGCCGACACGTTCGACGCCGACTACACGCTCGTGTACCACTTCAACGGCGCGCCGGGCACGCCGCCGAAGGACGCGACCGCGTACGCGAACAACGCGCAGAACGCGACGTCGCGCGCGATCGAGGACGGCATCGTCGGCAAGGGCGCGCGCTTCGACGGCAATGCATCGCTGACGCTGCCCGCGAGCCCGTCGCTGAACGTGCCGGCCGGCGGCAGCTTCACGTTCAGCGCGTGGGTCAAGCCGGCCGCGCTCGCGCCGAACACGCTGCTGTACGGCCGCCGCGACGGCGCGAACGCGTTGCTGATCGGCCTCGACAACGGCGTGCCGTTCGCGCAGGTCGACGGCGCGGCCGGCAGCGCGGCGCCGGTGCGCACGCCGACTGCGGCGCCGCTCGCCGCGAACCAGTGGGCCTATCTCGCGGTGACCGCCGACGGCAAGAACCTCACCGTCTACGTGAACGGCAAGCAGGCCGCGCAGGTCGCGGCGGTGCTGCCGGCGCTGAACGGCGCAGCGACGGTCGGTGCGGACGCGGCCGGCGCGCCGGCCGGCTTTGCCGCGTACAACGGTGCACTCGACGAGCTGCGGCTGTCGAAGATCGCGCGCACGCCGGCCGCGCTCGCGCTCGATGCGCTCGCGCAGGGCTCGGAATCGAAGCTCGTCGCCTACGGCGCGGACGAGAAGCAGTCGGGCTTCGGCTTCGGCTACTTCGGCGTGATCGTGCAGTCGGTGACGGTGGACGCCTGGGTCGTGATCACGATCCTGCTCGGCATGGCGCTCGTGTCGTGGGTCGTGATGTGGACCAAGGCGCGCTACGTCGGCACCGTCGACAAGGCGAACCAGTACTTCGTGCAGCGCTTTCGCGAAGTGGCCGGCCGTCATCTGGTGGGCCTCGCGCACGTCGACGAGGCGAGCGCCGACGGGCGCCGGCTGTACCAGTCGTCGCTGTACCGCCTCTACAAGGCCGGTGTGCACGAGATCCACAGCCGCGTGGACGGCAACGGCCGCACGGTGATCACCAGCGAATCGATCGAGGCGATTCGCGCGTCGATGGACGCGACGCTCGTGCGCGAGAACCAGCGGCTGTCGAAGTCGATGGTGCTGCTGACCATCGCGATCTCCGGCGGCCCGTTCCTCGGCCTGCTCGGCACGGTGGTCGGCGTGATGATCACGTTCGCCGCGATCGCCGCGGCCGGCGACGTGAACGTGAACGCGATCGCGCCGGGTATCGCGGCCGCGCTGCTCGCGACGGTCACCGGGCTGTTCGTCGCGATTCCCGCGCTGTTCGGCTACAACTACCTGCTGATCCGCAACAAGAACGTGACCGCCAACATGCAGGTGTTCGTCGACGAGTTCGTCACGCGCCTCGCCGAAGCGCACCGCACGCCGGATCACGCGGTGCTGGCCGACTGA
- a CDS encoding YbjN domain-containing protein: MEHEQTNTADERAAHDAPIEAVSAERLAEILRRAGYRVTVAEQNGAMQLMSASQGVGFAVRFGNPAVGVPPAIDAARIVYLDYTLSCVLQVQGELPAELVANWNRTKRFARLASHGAFLALEMDVVVAGGVSERHLRSTVELWDRLIQEFLLHLRDRPTLAEQEAAARAADADRPDAPAAVTASSGAAVPS; the protein is encoded by the coding sequence ATGGAACATGAGCAAACCAACACCGCCGACGAACGCGCGGCACACGATGCGCCGATCGAAGCCGTCAGCGCCGAGCGGCTCGCCGAGATCCTGCGACGCGCGGGCTATCGCGTGACGGTGGCCGAACAGAACGGTGCGATGCAGCTGATGAGCGCGAGCCAGGGCGTCGGCTTCGCGGTGCGCTTCGGCAATCCGGCCGTAGGCGTGCCGCCGGCCATCGACGCCGCGCGGATCGTCTACCTCGACTACACGCTGTCCTGCGTGTTGCAGGTGCAAGGCGAGTTGCCGGCCGAACTGGTGGCGAACTGGAACCGGACCAAGCGCTTCGCGCGTCTCGCGAGCCACGGCGCGTTTCTCGCGCTCGAGATGGACGTGGTGGTCGCGGGCGGCGTGTCCGAGCGCCATCTGCGCTCGACGGTCGAGCTGTGGGACCGGCTGATCCAGGAATTCCTGCTGCATCTGCGCGACCGTCCGACGCTCGCCGAGCAGGAAGCGGCGGCCCGTGCGGCCGACGCCGACCGTCCGGATGCGCCGGCTGCCGTGACGGCGTCGTCCGGGGCCGCGGTGCCGTCATGA
- a CDS encoding ExbD/TolR family protein → MQVQDDDKPYDDINITPMLDLAYVLLIIFIIMTTASVQGIKVDLPKASSSASLAKPKTKAITVADSGQIFLDAYPVTMDELESRLRTEKATNPEFPIVLKGDAAVQYQKVMDVLDLLRRLDLSQVGLVTGKAKQGG, encoded by the coding sequence ATGCAGGTTCAGGACGACGACAAGCCGTACGACGACATCAACATCACGCCGATGCTGGACCTCGCGTACGTGCTGCTGATCATCTTCATCATCATGACCACCGCGTCGGTGCAGGGCATCAAGGTCGATCTGCCGAAGGCGAGCTCGTCCGCGAGCCTCGCGAAGCCCAAGACGAAGGCGATCACCGTGGCCGATTCCGGGCAGATCTTTCTCGACGCGTATCCGGTGACGATGGACGAGCTAGAGAGCCGGCTGCGCACCGAGAAGGCGACCAACCCGGAATTCCCGATCGTGCTCAAGGGCGATGCCGCCGTGCAATACCAGAAGGTGATGGACGTGCTCGACCTGCTGCGCCGCCTCGACCTGTCGCAGGTCGGCCTCGTGACGGGCAAGGCGAAGCAGGGCGGCTGA
- a CDS encoding ShlB/FhaC/HecB family hemolysin secretion/activation protein, whose product MPPRVDRKSRERWRLRCRCLAGAVLAGGLCGAPGVRAQQAAAAPAASAAAPQAPAPQTFDVNAFVVRGNTTLPALEIEKAVYPFEGPGRTLADVNGARDALQKVYQDRGYQSVVVELPQQQVKNGVILLQVTEAKVGRLRVEGARYDSPQNIRDAVPALAEGKVPDFNQAQQQLTGLNRSADRQVIPVLKPGTMPQTVDVDLKVDDHSPLHGTLELNNDNSPGTSALRTSASLSYSNLWQLGHVISGTYVIAPQHPNDARVYAFSYLAPIRDTRWSFLATVVHSDSNVASVGGTNVLGKGTTYGFTAIYALPGSETYAHTVSIEIDRKHYDENVSVVGQTSTAPLTYVPVTFSYSGQLSLTNSQTSFSASLTTNIRGLGSDWGAWDNKRYNATPDFVYGKFDVNHTQRFANDMQANAHVSAQLSNSPLVSSEQFAAGGMNSVRGYMQAEDTADSGVIASLELRSPSLSKWLGGAVGSRVNEWRFHAFFDAAHLWLLSPLPEQTSRFNLMSVGVGTRLQLMKYASADFEAGWPLKAGVYTRQYSPRFDFYVRLGF is encoded by the coding sequence ATGCCGCCGAGAGTAGACCGCAAGTCACGCGAACGATGGCGGCTGAGATGCCGATGCCTGGCCGGCGCCGTATTGGCCGGCGGCCTGTGCGGCGCACCGGGCGTGCGCGCACAGCAAGCCGCCGCGGCGCCGGCCGCGAGCGCCGCCGCGCCGCAAGCGCCGGCGCCGCAGACGTTCGACGTCAACGCATTCGTCGTGCGCGGCAACACGACGTTGCCCGCGCTCGAGATCGAGAAGGCCGTCTATCCGTTCGAAGGGCCGGGCCGCACGCTGGCCGACGTGAACGGCGCGCGCGATGCGCTGCAGAAGGTCTATCAGGATCGCGGCTATCAGTCGGTCGTCGTCGAGTTGCCGCAGCAGCAGGTGAAGAACGGCGTGATCCTGCTGCAGGTGACCGAGGCGAAGGTCGGCCGGCTGCGCGTCGAAGGTGCGCGATACGACTCGCCGCAGAACATCCGCGACGCGGTGCCCGCGCTCGCCGAAGGCAAGGTGCCCGACTTCAACCAGGCGCAGCAGCAGCTCACGGGCCTGAACCGCTCGGCGGACCGGCAGGTGATTCCGGTGCTCAAGCCGGGCACGATGCCGCAGACGGTCGACGTGGATCTCAAGGTCGACGATCACAGCCCGCTGCACGGCACGCTCGAACTGAACAACGACAACAGCCCCGGCACGTCCGCGCTGCGCACGAGTGCGAGCCTCAGCTACTCGAACCTCTGGCAGCTCGGCCACGTGATCTCCGGCACCTACGTGATCGCGCCGCAGCATCCGAACGATGCGCGCGTCTATGCGTTTTCGTATCTCGCGCCGATCAGGGACACGCGCTGGAGCTTCCTCGCGACCGTCGTGCATTCGGACAGCAACGTCGCGTCGGTCGGCGGCACCAACGTGCTCGGCAAGGGCACGACGTACGGCTTCACCGCGATTTATGCGCTGCCCGGATCCGAAACCTACGCGCACACGGTCAGCATCGAGATCGACCGCAAGCATTACGACGAGAACGTGAGCGTGGTCGGCCAGACCTCCACCGCGCCGCTGACCTATGTGCCGGTGACGTTCTCGTACAGCGGCCAGCTGAGCCTGACGAACTCGCAGACGTCGTTCTCCGCGTCGCTGACGACCAACATCCGCGGCCTCGGCAGCGACTGGGGTGCCTGGGACAACAAGCGCTACAACGCGACGCCGGATTTCGTGTACGGCAAGTTCGACGTCAACCATACGCAGCGCTTCGCGAACGACATGCAGGCCAACGCGCACGTGAGCGCGCAGCTGTCGAACTCGCCGCTCGTGTCGAGCGAGCAGTTCGCCGCGGGCGGGATGAACAGCGTGCGCGGCTACATGCAGGCCGAAGACACCGCGGACAGCGGCGTGATCGCGTCGCTCGAGCTGCGCAGCCCGTCGCTGTCGAAGTGGCTCGGCGGCGCGGTCGGCAGCCGCGTGAACGAGTGGCGCTTCCACGCATTTTTCGACGCCGCGCATCTGTGGCTGCTGAGCCCGCTGCCGGAGCAGACGTCGCGCTTCAACCTGATGAGCGTCGGCGTCGGCACGCGGCTGCAGCTGATGAAGTACGCGAGCGCGGATTTCGAGGCCGGATGGCCGCTGAAGGCCGGCGTCTATACGCGGCAGTACAGCCCGCGTTTCGATTTCTACGTACGGCTGGGGTTCTGA